The nucleotide window ATCTGCGATCGTCGGTAGCAGGTCGGACATGTTGACCAGGACATCTTGCTGGCCGTGTTTCGTCATTCCCGGTGCAAAAATGATCAGCGGCACATGGACGCCCTTCTGCCGATCATGGCTGCCCTTTCCATATCCCGAAGTTCCGTTGTCAGCGCAAAAGATGATCACGGTATTGTCGGCGATCCCCATTTCGCGCAATCGGTTGCGGTACAGCCACATCTGATAATCCAGGTATTCAATTTGCGACTGGATTCCAGTTTCGGTGACCGTTCCATGGGTATCGTACACGCCGTCGTCGCCGGTGATGTGAGGTTCGATCCGCGTGTATTTGTTTCCGTCCCACTGAACGACGGGAGTCCCCGGCCAGCATTGGCCGTTGGTGGGGTTCAGCCAATCGAACGCACCATGACCCAGGTGCGTGGTGTGATAGACGAAGAACGGTCGGCCCTTGGAATGCTGGCGGTCCATGAAGTCAAAGATGAAATCCAGTTCGACGTCAGGGCCGTAGGTGCCAAGGCCGAACGCTTCCTTGGACTCATCGGTGTTTGGCCACCACTGAAAGTCCTGGTCGCCGTGATTCATCAGCCAGACGTGCGGGTAGAAGTACCAGCCGTGTTGAAGGTACGTGTCAATCGGTTTGCCAGTGTCCGCGTTGAAGATCAGTCTTTCACCGTTGGCAACTCTTTGGACCAGCTTGAAGTCGGTGTAGGGATTGTCTTTGTCGCTCAGGTTACCCGGTGTGAAGCAGCCTTGATCAAAACCATACTCGCGAAGGTCACCAGCCATCTGGGTTTTGCCGGCCCAGTAAGTTCCGTAGCCGGCCTGTTGAGCGACATGACCGATCTGCAGCGGCGAACTCATGTAAAGCGGCCAAGTGGTTTCCTTTCCGTTTTCGTCGATGTACCGTCCCTTGTAGGAATTTTGCCACCATTTATGCAGGTGTGCATATCGTCCGGTCATCATCATCGCACGGCTGGGCGAACAGACGACCGACGCCCACGCCGTTTTAATCCAGCATCCCTCCTGGGCCATTTGATTCAGCACCGGTGTCTCGGCTCGAAACGCCCGATCCGATGTGTCCACACCCTTTTCTTTCGTCCAGACCGACGATCCGTAGATCGGGAATTCGCGAGCGCTGATGTCGTCGGCAAAAACGATGATGATGTTGGGCTGCGACTTCGGTTCTTGCTGTTCAGCATTCACCTGCGTGGCCGACAGGCACATCACGCAAGCGATCATCAGAAACGCTCTCATTTGCGTCGTCATTTTTTCAAAGTGTTTGGATTTGGTGGGCAGTCCGATGGCAGTGACCCCGCGTCATAGTTTAGCGAGGCATGAACCAGGGGGCGCGATACAGTTCTGCGGCTTGGTTTTGGACATCGTTCCGGCCGCTAGGAACAACCATGCATGAGCCCGTTGGGCCGTCGCAGGTTCTTGACAGGATTGTGACGTCGTCATGCATTCCGATGCATCGTCAAAAGCCAACCTGCCGCAAAATCCCCGAAAAATGCCCTGAAAAGATTCCGTATCAGCAAACGTCATCGTTTGGCTGTTGGTCGCAGTCGCTCGATGTAGTGGATGAGGTTACGAGTGTCGTTGGCGGTCGGCGCAGTCAGGGACTCGTGACCTTGTCCACTACGACGGGTAAGGAATATCGACGGAGCGCCTGATGGGCTTATTCGCCGATGCTGTTGTTTTTTCGAATCACGGGTGGCATCGGATTCGCCATTTCTGCGGGCGACGGAACAGCTTCTTTCAATGCGTTGATAATCGCGGAGTACTCGGGGTTATCGATTTGGTTCGTCCATTCACGCGGATCCTCAGACGTGTCATAGAACTC belongs to Crateriforma spongiae and includes:
- a CDS encoding sulfatase-like hydrolase/transferase; the protein is MRAFLMIACVMCLSATQVNAEQQEPKSQPNIIIVFADDISAREFPIYGSSVWTKEKGVDTSDRAFRAETPVLNQMAQEGCWIKTAWASVVCSPSRAMMMTGRYAHLHKWWQNSYKGRYIDENGKETTWPLYMSSPLQIGHVAQQAGYGTYWAGKTQMAGDLREYGFDQGCFTPGNLSDKDNPYTDFKLVQRVANGERLIFNADTGKPIDTYLQHGWYFYPHVWLMNHGDQDFQWWPNTDESKEAFGLGTYGPDVELDFIFDFMDRQHSKGRPFFVYHTTHLGHGAFDWLNPTNGQCWPGTPVVQWDGNKYTRIEPHITGDDGVYDTHGTVTETGIQSQIEYLDYQMWLYRNRLREMGIADNTVIIFCADNGTSGYGKGSHDRQKGVHVPLIIFAPGMTKHGQQDVLVNMSDLLPTIADLTGATIPKDYVHNGESLVPFLFTNKSKHRQWIYGYSRERQIIRGDFVMRDGYGKWWDVAEEPADLISYDQITNWDDVSQQHRDERDKLKIVLPKFDLFDIEPDAPGVRRSGTIGNPTASSSGKKSATNKTLGTKKASAGASTVGSQQWKPVFEDDFDNRTKIGKDYTTARGHEDSWSVINGVLVGKQTKADHGAVIRTQLDFDDIDIQFDFRFSGGKSFNFVIDDQNEKSVHAGHICRASVFPKFLKIGDDKTGGMNLEVRKQRQDKNLSTRDAEALKRLLERTGASAKISIHPGQWHTLRIRIRGDIMKAFLDDELVTSLRSPGFDHPTKTKFGFTVNGQSIDFDNLVVKRLVTMDGRE